In Cervus elaphus chromosome 29, mCerEla1.1, whole genome shotgun sequence, a single window of DNA contains:
- the PALLD gene encoding palladin isoform X5 yields MASDEEIQGSKDAVIQDLERKLRFKEDLLNNGQPRLTYEERMARRLLGADSATVFNVQEPEEEAANQEYKVSSCEQRLISEIEYRLERSPVEESGDEAPFGDTSVESGVAPFFEVKLKHYKIFEGMPATFTCRVTGDPKPKIYWFKDGKQISPKNDHYSIRSDPSGTCSLHTAASTLEDDGNYTVMAANPQGRASCTGRLMVQAVNQRGRSPRPPAGHPHGRRPRSRSRDSADEGEPTQERFFRPHFLQAPGDLTVQEGKLCRMDCKVSGLPTPDLSWLLDGKPVRQDSTHRMLVRENGVHSLVIEPVSARDAGIYTCVATNRAGQNSFVLELVVAAKEAHKPPVFLEKLQNTGVADGYPVRLECRVSGAPPPQIFWKKENESLTHSTDRVSMHQDHLGYVCLLIQGATKDDAGWYTVSAKNEAGIVSCTARLDVYTQWQQPPPSAKPKRVRPSASRYAALSDQGLDIRAAFQPEAGPSPLALSPGLVESEDL; encoded by the exons ATGGCCTCCGACGAGGAGATCCAGGGCTCCAAGGACGCCGTCATCCAGGACCTGGAACGCAAGCTGCGCTTCAAGGAGGACCTGCTGAACAACGGGCAGCCG AGGTTGACCTACGAAGAAAGGATGGCTCGGCGGCTCCTGGGTGCCGACAGCGCGACTGTCTTCAACGTCCAGGAGCCAGAAGAGGAGGCAGCCAACCAG GAGTACAAGGTCTCCAGCTGTGAGCAGAGGCTCATCAGTGAAATCGAGTACCGGCTGGAGCGGTCCCCCGTGGAGGAGTCAGGGGATGAGGCACCCTTCGGAGACACGTCTGTGGAGAGCGGAGTGGCCCCCTTCTTTGAGGTGAAGCTGAAGCATTACAAGATCTTTGAGGGTATGCCTGCGACATTCACGTGCAGAGTGACTGGCGACCCAAAGCCCAAG ATTTACTGGTTTAAGGATGGAAAGCAGATCTCCCCCAAGAACGATCACTACAGCATCCGCAGCGACCCCAGCGGGACCTGCTCCCTGCACACCGCAGCCTCCACGCTGGAGGACGACGGCAATTACACGGTCATGGCTGCCAACCCTCAG GGCCGCGCCAGCTGCACGGGACGGCTGATGGTCCAGGCCGTGAACCAGAGAGGCCGCAGCCCCCGCCCGCCGGCCGGACACCCTCACGGCAGAAG GCCTCGCTCGCGGTCCAGGGACAGCGCTGACGAGGGCGAGCCCACCCAGGAGCGCTTCTTCCGCCCGCACTTCCTGCAGGCGCCCGGGGACCTGACCGTGCAGGAAGGCAAGCTCTGCCGGATGGACTGCAAG gTCAGTGGGCTGCCCACGCCCGACCTCAGCTGGCTGCTAGACGGCAAGCCAGTGCGCCAGGACAGCACCCACAGGATGCTGGTGCGGGAGAACGGCGTGCACTCCCTCGTCATCGAGCCCGTCTCGGCCCGGGACGCCGGCATCTACACGTGCGTGGCCACCAACCGGGCGGGGCAGAACTCCTTCGTCCTGGAGCTCGTGGTCGCAG CTAAGGAAGCGCACAAGCCTCCGGTCTTTCTGGAGAAGCTGCAGAACACGGGCGTGGCGGACGGCTACCCCGTGCGCTTGGAGTGCCGGGTCTCGGGAGCACCCCCACCACAGATATTCTGGAAGAAGGAGAACGAGTCTCTGACCCACAGCACGGACCGCGTGAG CATGCACCAGGATCACCTCGGCTACGTGTGCCTGCTCATCCAGGGCGCCACGAAGGACGACGCGGGCTGGTACACGGTGTCGGCCAAGAACGAGGCCGGGATCGTGTCCTGCACGGCCCGACTCGACGTGTATA CCCAGTGGCAGCAGCCACCGCCGAGTGCCAAGCCGAAGCGGGTGCGGCCGTCAGCTAGCCGCTATGCCGCGCTCTCCGACCAGGGCCTGGACATCCGAGCGGCGTTCCAGCCCGAGGCCGGCCCGTCCCCGCTGGCGCTGAGCCCCGGCCTGGTGGAGAGTGAGGACCTGTGA
- the PALLD gene encoding palladin isoform X4 produces MSALAARPAPAMQASSSFSYARPKQFIAAQSLSPSAPRSPAPASPPTSEPEWGALPPPPPPLSPPALAAGPDFFPPPPPPPPPGPGPASRAARPGPAPAALLRALLPSQPATASTVSTGVSALGLPRAAPAAGLPKKASRPARMASDEEIQGSKDAVIQDLERKLRFKEDLLNNGQPRLTYEERMARRLLGADSATVFNVQEPEEEAANQEYKVSSCEQRLISEIEYRLERSPVEESGDEAPFGDTSVESGVAPFFEVKLKHYKIFEGMPATFTCRVTGDPKPKIYWFKDGKQISPKNDHYSIRSDPSGTCSLHTAASTLEDDGNYTVMAANPQGRASCTGRLMVQAVNQRGRSPRPPAGHPHGRRPRSRSRDSADEGEPTQERFFRPHFLQAPGDLTVQEGKLCRMDCKVSGLPTPDLSWLLDGKPVRQDSTHRMLVRENGVHSLVIEPVSARDAGIYTCVATNRAGQNSFVLELVVAAKEAHKPPVFLEKLQNTGVADGYPVRLECRVSGAPPPQIFWKKENESLTHSTDRVSMHQDHLGYVCLLIQGATKDDAGWYTVSAKNEAGIVSCTARLDVYTQWQQPPPSAKPKRVRPSASRYAALSDQGLDIRAAFQPEAGPSPLALSPGLVESEDL; encoded by the exons ATGAGCGCGCTGGCTGCCCGCCCCGCGCCCGCCATGCAGGCCTCCAGCTCTTTCAGCTACGCGCGCCCCAAGCAGTTCATCGCCGCCCAGAGCCTGAGCCCCAGCGCGCCCCGGTCCCCGGCGCCCGCGTCCCCGCCGACCTCTGAGCCCGAGTGGGGCGCGCTCCCGCCGCCACCCCCGCCGCTCAGCCCGCCGGCGCTCGCCGCAGGGCCCGACTTcttcccgccgccgccgcctccaccTCCGCCTGGCCCGGGTCCCGCGTCCCGCGCCGCCCGCCCAGGCCCCGCGCCTGCAGCGCTGCTCCGCGCCCTGCTGCCCTCGCAGCCAGCCACCGCCAGCACCGTCTCCACCGGGGTCTCCGCCCTTGGCCTGCCGCGCGCCGCCCCCGCTGC GGGGCTTCCCAAGAAGGCCAGCAGACCTGCGAGGATGGCCTCCGACGAGGAGATCCAGGGCTCCAAGGACGCCGTCATCCAGGACCTGGAACGCAAGCTGCGCTTCAAGGAGGACCTGCTGAACAACGGGCAGCCG AGGTTGACCTACGAAGAAAGGATGGCTCGGCGGCTCCTGGGTGCCGACAGCGCGACTGTCTTCAACGTCCAGGAGCCAGAAGAGGAGGCAGCCAACCAG GAGTACAAGGTCTCCAGCTGTGAGCAGAGGCTCATCAGTGAAATCGAGTACCGGCTGGAGCGGTCCCCCGTGGAGGAGTCAGGGGATGAGGCACCCTTCGGAGACACGTCTGTGGAGAGCGGAGTGGCCCCCTTCTTTGAGGTGAAGCTGAAGCATTACAAGATCTTTGAGGGTATGCCTGCGACATTCACGTGCAGAGTGACTGGCGACCCAAAGCCCAAG ATTTACTGGTTTAAGGATGGAAAGCAGATCTCCCCCAAGAACGATCACTACAGCATCCGCAGCGACCCCAGCGGGACCTGCTCCCTGCACACCGCAGCCTCCACGCTGGAGGACGACGGCAATTACACGGTCATGGCTGCCAACCCTCAG GGCCGCGCCAGCTGCACGGGACGGCTGATGGTCCAGGCCGTGAACCAGAGAGGCCGCAGCCCCCGCCCGCCGGCCGGACACCCTCACGGCAGAAG GCCTCGCTCGCGGTCCAGGGACAGCGCTGACGAGGGCGAGCCCACCCAGGAGCGCTTCTTCCGCCCGCACTTCCTGCAGGCGCCCGGGGACCTGACCGTGCAGGAAGGCAAGCTCTGCCGGATGGACTGCAAG gTCAGTGGGCTGCCCACGCCCGACCTCAGCTGGCTGCTAGACGGCAAGCCAGTGCGCCAGGACAGCACCCACAGGATGCTGGTGCGGGAGAACGGCGTGCACTCCCTCGTCATCGAGCCCGTCTCGGCCCGGGACGCCGGCATCTACACGTGCGTGGCCACCAACCGGGCGGGGCAGAACTCCTTCGTCCTGGAGCTCGTGGTCGCAG CTAAGGAAGCGCACAAGCCTCCGGTCTTTCTGGAGAAGCTGCAGAACACGGGCGTGGCGGACGGCTACCCCGTGCGCTTGGAGTGCCGGGTCTCGGGAGCACCCCCACCACAGATATTCTGGAAGAAGGAGAACGAGTCTCTGACCCACAGCACGGACCGCGTGAG CATGCACCAGGATCACCTCGGCTACGTGTGCCTGCTCATCCAGGGCGCCACGAAGGACGACGCGGGCTGGTACACGGTGTCGGCCAAGAACGAGGCCGGGATCGTGTCCTGCACGGCCCGACTCGACGTGTATA CCCAGTGGCAGCAGCCACCGCCGAGTGCCAAGCCGAAGCGGGTGCGGCCGTCAGCTAGCCGCTATGCCGCGCTCTCCGACCAGGGCCTGGACATCCGAGCGGCGTTCCAGCCCGAGGCCGGCCCGTCCCCGCTGGCGCTGAGCCCCGGCCTGGTGGAGAGTGAGGACCTGTGA